AAGTTTCTCGACGCAATCAAGATAGATGACTGATTAATATGAAAGCCTGCGCCCTTTCCCGTTGCTTCTTCAACAACGATTGTGCCACCCCGCCAATCCGCAGAGGTATTGCTAATCGATCCAAATCCTGAGGACACCCAGCTTTTTCTAGACGCGCTCAACGACGAGAAAATCGCCAATCATGTTCACACAGTCTCCGACGGTACCGAAGCACTCGATTTTCTCCATCAACGCGGCAACCACACTGACGCACCCCGACCTAATCTGATCCTGCTGGACGTTGACCTCCCTGAAATAGATGGCTATGACCTACTTGAGGAACTCACTGATGATTCCGAATTGGCCGAGATTCCTGTAATCGTTCTCACTGACTCTAGCGACGCCGAAGCTGTTGCGCGATCGTACGAACTCCACACGAACGCTTTCGTCCAGAAACCCGTCGATCCCGACGAGTTTATCGATGTCGTCCGCAGTCTCAAGAATTTCTGGCTCGAGATTGTCTGGCTTCCGTCCGATGCTGATGACGATCAGTTGTAGTCCTATTCGGTCTGAGACTCGATCCGATTAAGCGCCTCTATGGTCCGTTGAAGTTCACTAATCGTTTGGTTCAGGTTCAGTTCCTCAGGAAGCTGCTCAGCCTCTGTTTGAGCGTCTCTGAGTAGTTCTTGAATCCGCGTCTGTTGTCTTTCAACACTAGAAGTATCAGCCATTTTTTGGAGCCTACTCTCGATTTCATAGACCATCCTTATTCTTTATGATGGTATTCACTTACCAGTCAGCCATTACGCTTAACCCAAATTGGTCGAGTTATCCATCTGGCGGAGTGGGGACTGTCGTTGCCAACAGGCTCCGTCCAAGCTGAGACACCGGACTCGCTACATGAGTCAATCCAACGTCAGAGGCACGATCATCGAACCACCAACCGATTGGCAGAACCACCAGTTGTGGGGAGTCCAACGCCACCCCAGCGTTTCTCATACTACTCTTTAAATAGAAAACCGCAGCCAGAAGGTTTGATGTCCGAAACCAATCGTCGAGACGACCTGCTCGAGGCCGTGGCACTCACGGAGTTTAGCGTACACTACGAAGACGTTGATCCCGAATTATCGCGAAGAGCCTGGCAGGACCGATTACTCAGGTTTACCATTGTATCCGCGCCATGCTTCTGCAACTCCTTGGAGGACTCTGTATGCGACGAAAACTCCGAGTAGCAATATCAGTAGTCCTGTTTCATCCATATGTATATATCCGTTCGCACAGGGGATAATTATTTCTCTCCATCCTACATTTTTAGTTGATCGTCATGATAAGTACGCACACGTACTTACCGAACACCCGATTCAGTTTCAGATAGAGTTCTGAATGAGGAATCGTGCTACCATCTACTGGTCAGGCGCGAGAAGGTGTCAAGTGCAAAGCGCTTGCTGCTTAAGCGGTGGGCCCATCTGCACCGCCTGGTTGTTCTCGGTGGAGTCTGTCGCTGTGAGCGCAGCTGCCAGCTGTAGCCACAGACCGACTCTGGGATGATCGAGTAACCGTCCCGGATCTGGTGGAAGAAGTATGTCGAGGAGTGCGTCGGCAGCATCGAGGAGCGTCTGGTTCTCCTCGAGGCCGGTCGGAACAAGAGGCTCGCGACGTTCGGTGGCCGTTCGGAACGACAACGCTAGTCGATATCCGCTCTCGTCGACACGAATGAGATCGAGCGCCTCGAGTCGGTCGTGATAGTTTCGGATTGTTCGTGCCGACACGTTTGCTTGGTCAGCGAACTCACGCTGCGAAAGACGACACTCAGTTGTGAGAAGCGTGTGGATGATTCGACCAACGGCCGGTAAGAGATCGGAAAGTAAAGGACTCTCAAGCGGTTCGAGGGACACATCCCGCTGATCTATATCAGGACATAGCCGACGATTCCCGTCGAACTAAGCGATCTCACTGGCTCGAGTGGACAAACGAGCCGGCGCCATTTACGATGGGAGAGGATGGATCTCGGCTACCCGCTGGCGAAACCATCTCTTTGATCGGTGGTAATGATTCGTGAATCCGGACTCACCGATTAGACATACCGTGCTATCCGCTACGGGTGTCGCTCCTCACCATTCAGTCCGTTCGTCGTGGGGTGTGGATAACAAAACTGATCGCCGCTGATCGTTCGATCGTAATGGCACTAACCCAGATTGACCACGTCAGCGAAAGTGAAGAGATGCAGGACTGTATCGACAGCTGCTTCGAATGCGCTCAGGCTTGCGAGTGGTGTGCCGACGAGTGCGCCGGCGAAGGCGAAGCGATGGCCGAGTGTCTACGGCTCTGCAGGGACGTCGCTGACTTAGCGACCATGCATGCACGGTTCATGGTCCGTA
This genomic interval from Haloterrigena sp. KLK7 contains the following:
- a CDS encoding response regulator codes for the protein MLIDPNPEDTQLFLDALNDEKIANHVHTVSDGTEALDFLHQRGNHTDAPRPNLILLDVDLPEIDGYDLLEELTDDSELAEIPVIVLTDSSDAEAVARSYELHTNAFVQKPVDPDEFIDVVRSLKNFWLEIVWLPSDADDDQL
- a CDS encoding four-helix bundle copper-binding protein, with protein sequence MALTQIDHVSESEEMQDCIDSCFECAQACEWCADECAGEGEAMAECLRLCRDVADLATMHARFMVRNSDYSSDLAAITADACEECADECEQHDAEHCQVCADVLRDCAETCRNMASA